The genomic segment CCCGATAGTAGTTATTTGGGATGGGTGGAGGGAAGTacttacaaagtcctggctgcagCCCAGCCGCTTGCTGCGGTCCTTCTGGAGAAGGCCCTCCAGGAGATTGCGGGCTGCGTTGGAGATGTTAGGCTTTAGCTGCAGTGGCTTGTTCAGGATGTTGTCGTACATCTCGGCCGTGTTGCGACTGTAGAATGGAGGCTGTGGACACAAGACTGCAGGTTATCCTCTGCTCACCCAGACCACTTGAAAATACATCAGAGATCCTGAGGTCACTGTAAAACTGCAGTTTACTCACCAAACCATACAGCATCTCATACAGCACAGCCCCCAAACACCACCAGTCCACTGTCCGGTCATAGGGCTGCTTGTGCAAAACTTCTGGGGCCAAGTACTGTACAACAGGGAACAGGATCTCACTTTCAGGCTTCCAGCATTTCAAGCTACATAGCGATCACTGGAACAGCCAAAAGGGATTTAAAAATCGAGAAATTAAGGTACTGTACCTCTGGAGTGCCACAGAACGTGGAGGTGGTTCCGTTGGGCTCGATGTTCTCCTTGCACAGGCCGAAATCCGTCAGCACGATGTGACCCTGAGAGTCCAACAGGATGTTCTCAGGCTTCAAGTCCCGATACACGATGTTGAGTGAGTGCAGGTAGCCCAGTGCGCTGGCAATCTCGGCGGCGTAGAAACGCGCTCGTGGTTCCAGAAAGCAGCGCTCTCTCTGAAGGTGGTAGAACAGCTGGAAAAAAAGGGGGGAGGGTTAGGGGCTGCCCCACATCCAGCATCGCAGTGGACAGAATTAGCTGCCTCATGAACCAGGGACACAATTGGAGGAAATGACCTTGAGGTCCATGTACAACTTTTTCTTCCTTGCCGCCCCCCACACAAACTTTGCCAACCAATGCAGTTACTAAATCTGGAGAACGTCTgcccgatccccacccagcaacATCCTGGGACAAATTATTTCCCTTTTAATGAGTGGAGAGAGAAAGAAGATCTATCACAGTTTCTCATGACTGGATTTCCCCTCGTGTCAGACTGCCTCTTTACCTCTCCTCCATTGATATAGTCCAGGACGAAGTAGAGCTTGTCTGCAGTTTGGAAGGAGTAGTGCAGCCCAACCAGGAAAGGGTGCTTCACGTTCTTCAGCAGGACATTTCTCTCTGACATTATGTGCTTCTCCTGGAATAACCAGAGGATAAGATTTTTGTAGAAAAAAACGTAATGATCTGCATTTTTAGCCAACCATGTCCTGACTTTATGGGATACATGAATTACATGTTCAGGAAAAAAAGAATTGAATGTTATATCAAAGCAATAAAAACAATGTGCTTAAATGTgttctttaaatgttttacatCTTTCTTATATCCTTGCCTTTGAAGTGATGCAATTTCACACTAAATTAGTAAATTACCTCCTTCTTCTTTAAGATGGCCTTCTTCTGCAACACTTTCACTGCGTAGAACTGGTCGTCCGTCCGATGTCTTGCCAGAAGCACTTTCCCAAAGCTGCCTTTCCCAATTACTTTGAGGAAGTTGAAGTCTGAGGGCTTGGCAGTGGGGTTCGAAGATGGTCCGAGGTTGATCTGCTGTGATGGACTTGGCTGTAAGGAATGGAGGGACGTTAGTGACCTTTTAAGGCACTGCACCTCCCAGGGACCCCATGCATATGAAATACTTACAGGTGGAGAGGGGTTAGAATTCAGCAGCTCTGTATCCTGAGGGGAGCCCATGTTCAGGATGGACTGGACTTCAGGGCTACAACAGGGCAAAAAGCAAAATGATCACTTCTGAGATCCTGCACAATGCTAACAGAGTCTATGTTCCAAAAGGGAGAACAAACATCACTGTTCTCTACTATCTATGCAGGCAGAATGCCTTTCAAAACCATATGTTGACTGAAACAGAGCACAGAagctaataattataaaatgcacatttacttTTGAGagacatttttaaaacactTACTGTTTACAAGCGTATGAATTAGTAGCCAGCTTCTGAATGAAATCATTCAATCCCATTCTTCTCTGCTTCATAAAAGCTGCAAGGACAAAGaaataaattaatgaaaaaCATCCAGCATGCTTACATTCATATCCATGAGAGTCTGGACTGTTAATTTtccttgttaaaaaaaataaagat from the Brienomyrus brachyistius isolate T26 chromosome 19, BBRACH_0.4, whole genome shotgun sequence genome contains:
- the sgk1 gene encoding serine/threonine-protein kinase Sgk1 isoform X1 — translated: MKMVNGDKSGFSFKRCAAFQFVKRKVRRWIRSSKVTMENGQRPGLLYPEPVCPLEQQLWCPQHSPYGCCQHSQRESHCTAEPAKSRKVRKWRMLHRHHGDGKQKPACREQEVEDHAVCPWSVRTTPLLAPPIMMECCICSGPIVAYTMEEDWQPRERTQAMDLYYSSFPEISYCCTADSAFMKQRRMGLNDFIQKLATNSYACKHPEVQSILNMGSPQDTELLNSNPSPPPSPSQQINLGPSSNPTAKPSDFNFLKVIGKGSFGKVLLARHRTDDQFYAVKVLQKKAILKKKEEKHIMSERNVLLKNVKHPFLVGLHYSFQTADKLYFVLDYINGGELFYHLQRERCFLEPRARFYAAEIASALGYLHSLNIVYRDLKPENILLDSQGHIVLTDFGLCKENIEPNGTTSTFCGTPEYLAPEVLHKQPYDRTVDWWCLGAVLYEMLYGLPPFYSRNTAEMYDNILNKPLQLKPNISNAARNLLEGLLQKDRSKRLGCSQDFTEIKDHMFFSPINWDDLNAKKLTPPFNPNVSGPNDLRHFDPEFTDEPVPSSIGCSPDSALVTSSIQEAAEAFLGFSYAPSMDSYL
- the sgk1 gene encoding serine/threonine-protein kinase Sgk1 isoform X2 — encoded protein: MTVTTEADSSPMTYSKMRGVIAVLTAFMKQRRMGLNDFIQKLATNSYACKHPEVQSILNMGSPQDTELLNSNPSPPPSPSQQINLGPSSNPTAKPSDFNFLKVIGKGSFGKVLLARHRTDDQFYAVKVLQKKAILKKKEEKHIMSERNVLLKNVKHPFLVGLHYSFQTADKLYFVLDYINGGELFYHLQRERCFLEPRARFYAAEIASALGYLHSLNIVYRDLKPENILLDSQGHIVLTDFGLCKENIEPNGTTSTFCGTPEYLAPEVLHKQPYDRTVDWWCLGAVLYEMLYGLPPFYSRNTAEMYDNILNKPLQLKPNISNAARNLLEGLLQKDRSKRLGCSQDFTEIKDHMFFSPINWDDLNAKKLTPPFNPNVSGPNDLRHFDPEFTDEPVPSSIGCSPDSALVTSSIQEAAEAFLGFSYAPSMDSYL